From Spodoptera frugiperda isolate SF20-4 chromosome 27, AGI-APGP_CSIRO_Sfru_2.0, whole genome shotgun sequence, a single genomic window includes:
- the LOC118263414 gene encoding apoptosis inhibitor 5, which produces MSADNIEKLYQNYGILADAKDDISKHEKEYLEILAAVKGSDKEKRLASQFIAKFFNSFPNLADQAIEAQFDLCEDDDVAIRKQAIKDLPTLCKDHKEHTQRIADILAQLLQSEDTTEINVVTSSLLTILKIDPKGALTGMFSQIHQNTESEVTNEVVRERCIKFLASKVKQLGREVITKEAEDLIVAECKKLLELQDVVAEEFEHIMELLTWSKLGKTPAGKKELVQIVAALAFTPDDWHPEDPEYVERVIQCTQHALPLFSALVDSTQFVNIFCDYILQGWDNITTPEGTDPKLELLKIFAEITEHCGELENPSKKIDAVYELLMKYLPEAPIESEVTEGEKSEEKPEDAKNAPLLQFSHVECALFALHSLCRKAPEALTTDAAKIKALRLRLQYTARLTQGYIKKLKEVTQGQKGEDANSEENKLKIAALKTTSNINTLIRDLFRTPPSFKSKVQLSFHTKKVDKEEKQTADSENTKQSPGQKRHRPITFDNDNEKESPEKRSRSGDRNIKMYTPPSGKYSSRLNNNGRFSGNNSGGRGGRGGYGRRDFRNNGAPFRRRNNY; this is translated from the exons ATGTCAGcagataatattgaaaaattgtaccaaaattaTGGTATATTAGCCGACGCCAAAGATGACATCTCTAAG CATGAAAAGGAATACTTGGAAATATTGGCGGCAGTGAAGGGGTCGGATAAAGAAAAACGTTTGGCGTCACAGTTCATTGCGAAATTTTTCAACAGCTTTCCTAATCTCGCAGATCAAGCAATAGAAGCTCAATTCGACTTGTGTGAGGACGATGATGTTGCT ATCCGGAAACAAGCTATCAAGGACTTACCTACGTTGTGTAAAGACCACAAGGAGCATACGCAAAGAATTGCTGATATCCTAGCTCAACTATTACAGTCTGAAGATACTACAGAGATCAATGTAGTGACTAGCTCATTACTTACTATTCTGAAGATAGACCCAAAAGGTGCACTTACGGGAATGTTCTCTCAAATACACCAGAACACAGAAAGTGAAGTGACTAATGAGGTTGTAAGGGAAAGATGTATTAAATTCTTGGCATCTAAAGTGAAACAACTCGGACGTGAAGTGATTACGAAGGAAGCTGAAGACCTGATTGTCGCTGAATGCAAGAAACTTTTGGAG TTGCAGGATGttgtagctgaagaatttgAGCATATTATGGAGTTGTTGACATGGTCAAAGTTAGGGAAGACTCCTGCTGGGAAAAAGGAGCTGGTACAGATTGTTGCTGCTCTTGCATTCACTCCTGATGACTGGCATCCAGAGGATCCCGAGTATGTGGAACGAGTTATCCAGTGCACACAACATGCTCTGCCATTGTTCTCG GCATTAGTGGATTCCACTCAGTTTGTCAACATTTTCTGTGATTATATATTGCAAGGGTGGGACAATATTACCACACCAGAAGGCACAGACCCGAAATTGGAACTCTTGAAGATATTTGCTGAGATCACAGAACATTGTGGTGAACTTGAAAATCCATCAAAGAAGATTGATGCAGTTTATGAATTGCTAATg AAATACTTGCCCGAAGCACCAATTGAAAGTGAAGTGACTGAAGGTGAAAAATCAGAAGAGAAGCCAGAAGATGCAAAGAATGCACCACTATTACAATTTTCTCATGTTGAGTGTGCATTATTTGCTCTACACTCCTTATGCCGTAAGGCTCCGGAGGCACTAACTACAGATGCTGCCAAAATTAAAGCTTTGCGCTTGCGCCTGCAATACACAGCGCGACTCACTCAAGGATACATAAAGAAATTGAAAGAAGTTACACAG ggCCAAAAAGGTGAAGATGCCAACTCGGAAGAAAACAAACTGAAAATAGCAGCGTTGAAGACTACTTCTAACATCAACACACTCATACGAGATCTATTCCGTACTCCGCCCAGCTTCAAGAGCAAAGTTCAACTGTCATTCCATACCAAGAAAGTTGATAAAGAG GAGAAACAGACTGCTGACTCAGAGAATACAAAACAATCGCCAGGACAAAAACGACACCGTCCAATTACCTTTGACAATGACAATGAAAAAGAATCACCTGAGAAGAGATCACGTAGTGGagacagaaatattaaaatgtacacccCACCTTCTGGAAAATACAGCTCAAGGTTGAACAATAACGGAAGATTCTCTGGGAATAATTCTGGCGGAAGGGGAGGCCGAGGGGGTTATGGTAGACGCGACTTCAGAAACAATGGAGCACCTTTCCGAAGGCGAAACAACTATTAA
- the LOC118263425 gene encoding mediator of RNA polymerase II transcription subunit 7, with the protein MSSETAQVSSLPLPPMQYINFYTDENVRRNRAPLPPRPIHDSYSMFGHTFNADDTIIRSLESQGFRRLYPMHFERRRELKKLNHSLLVNFLDLLDLLVHCPDSPKRAEKVEDLSLLFIHIHHLLNEFRPHQARETLRVMMELQKRQRVETATRFKKHLDKVQDILQNALQSLPDQNEIEANFKVPVEILEQMDCSTNDVSNQDPCYELDRIMCNVVDNMR; encoded by the exons ATGTCGTCCGAGACAGCACAAGTTAGTTCCTTACCATTGCCTCCTATGCAATATATAAACTTTTACACAGATGAGAATGTTCGAAGAAATAGAGCACCACTGCCACCTCGGCCTATTCATGACTCGTATTCAATGTTTGGACACACTTTTAACGCGGATGACACCATAATCAGGTCATTGGAAAGCCAG GGATTCCGACGATTATATCCTATGCACTTTGAAAGAAGAAGAGAATTAAAGAAGTTAAACCATTCTTTGCTTGTAAATTTTCTAGATTTACTAGATTTGTTGGTTCATTGTCCGGACTCTCCCAAAAGAGCTGAAAAGGTTGAAGATCTGAGTTTGTTGTTCATACACATTCACCACTTGTTAAATGAGTTTAGGCCGCACCAAGCTCGTGAAACATTGAGAGTGATGATGGAATTACAGAAACGCCAACGAGTTGAAACTGCCACAAG GTTCAAGAAACATTTAGACAAAGTACAAGATATATTGCAAAATGCGCTGCAGAGTTTACCCGATCAGAATGAAATTGAAGCTAACTTTAAGGTGCCTGTAGAAATTCTGGAACAAATGGACTGCAGTACTAATGATGTGTCCAATCAAGATCCGTGTTATGAACTTGATCGCATCATGTGTAATGTTGTTGACAACATGAGATAA